One segment of Candidatus Methylomirabilis sp. DNA contains the following:
- a CDS encoding MoaD/ThiS family protein, which produces MKVLIRRPRREVELPGRRRVREVLKELQINPETVIVVRGETLLTSDDVVGEEERIEVIPAISGGAQ; this is translated from the coding sequence ATGAAGGTTCTGATCCGCCGGCCGCGGCGGGAGGTGGAGCTCCCGGGCCGGCGCCGCGTCCGCGAGGTCCTGAAGGAGCTGCAGATCAACCCGGAGACGGTCATCGTCGTCCGGGGGGAGACGCTCCTCACCTCCGACGACGTGGTGGGCGAGGAGGAGCGGATCGAGGTGATCCCGGCCATCTCGGGAGGGGCCCAGTGA
- a CDS encoding ATP-binding protein, whose translation MKCSTCQGKAAIEIRRHNAAFCGPCFLGHLERQIQRAIESERMLAPAERVLVAVSGGKDSLCLWEVLRRLGYETTGLHLDLGIDGYSPEGRKKTEAYAEAHELPLQVIEVKQETGFTIPELGERTRRPPCSGCGLSKRYLMNRATLAGGFPVLATGHNLDDVAAILFGNVLHWQTEQLSRMTPVRPATHAKLAKTVKPLIRVTEREAVAYCLLRGVDYHEDECPNAAGATLLLYKDVINQIEAVSPGSKQAFYQEFVKKVQPHLAAGETVTLRECDVCGQVTTGEVCAYCRMMERARQTTVRRGRVTRTVLEVPPA comes from the coding sequence GTGAAGTGCTCTACCTGCCAGGGGAAGGCGGCCATCGAGATCCGCCGGCACAACGCCGCCTTCTGCGGCCCCTGCTTCCTCGGCCACCTGGAACGGCAAATTCAGCGGGCGATCGAGTCGGAGCGGATGCTCGCGCCGGCGGAGCGGGTGCTCGTGGCGGTCTCGGGGGGGAAGGACAGCCTCTGCCTGTGGGAGGTCCTGCGGCGGCTGGGCTACGAGACCACCGGACTGCACCTGGACCTGGGAATTGACGGCTACTCCCCGGAAGGGCGCAAGAAGACCGAGGCGTACGCGGAGGCCCACGAGCTCCCCCTCCAGGTGATCGAGGTCAAGCAGGAGACCGGGTTCACCATTCCGGAGCTGGGCGAGCGGACCCGGCGTCCCCCCTGCTCGGGCTGCGGCCTCTCGAAGCGCTACCTGATGAACCGGGCGACCCTCGCGGGGGGCTTCCCGGTGCTGGCCACCGGCCACAACCTGGACGACGTGGCGGCCATCCTCTTCGGCAATGTCCTGCACTGGCAGACGGAGCAGCTCAGCCGGATGACGCCGGTCCGCCCCGCCACCCACGCGAAGCTCGCCAAGACGGTCAAGCCCCTCATCCGGGTCACGGAGCGGGAGGCGGTGGCCTACTGCCTGCTTCGGGGCGTGGACTACCACGAGGACGAGTGCCCGAACGCCGCGGGGGCCACCCTCCTTCTCTATAAGGACGTCATCAATCAGATCGAGGCGGTCTCCCCCGGAAGCAAGCAAGCCTTCTACCAGGAGTTCGTGAAGAAGGTCCAGCCGCACCTGGCAGCGGGGGAGACGGTCACCCTCCGGGAGTGCGACGTCTGCGGCCAGGTGACCACGGGGGAGGTCTGCGCCTACTGCCGGATGATGGAGCGGGCGCGGCAGACGACCGTGCGGCGGGGGCGCGTCACCCGGACCGTCCTCGAGGTGCCTCCGGCGTGA